The DNA region TTGAGTTAAAATAGACAGTCCTTTTGACATCAGCAGTTAGATAAAGATTCGCAATCTTTTTGTTTAACTGTTCTCCACCAGGAACATCTGGTAGATTGATGGGAAGGTCTGGATCCGAATCCAATACGGAGGTTACCATAAAGAACACGAGGAGTAAGAAGGCAATGTCTGCCATCGAACTTACGGGAACTGAAGGTGCGACTCTCTTTCTTCGTAACATATTATTTCTTCTTTCTCACTGAGATTTTTTCAAATCCACGAAGTTGAACTGCGGATAAAGCATCCAACATCTTTGCATATTTGGTATCACCGGTTGTAACAATGAGTGCTAGTTTGTTTTTAAGATCCGGAATTTCCATTTGATTCAGGTCATCACGAAATTCTTTTAAACTAGAATATTCTTTGGTTCCGAATGCTGTGTTACGCATTTTGTATCTGTCTTGTGTTACCAAAATTTCATATACATTTTTACGTAAAAAAGGCTGAGGTTCGGATTGTTTGCGAGGAAGGGAAATGTTAAGTCCTTCCTTTACAAAGAATACAGCAGTTACCATAAAAAATACCAAGAGTAGAAAGGCAATATCCGACATGGATGCTGCCGATATCTCCTCTAGTTCTTGTTTTTTCTTTAACTTAATCATGGTTAGTTACTTTCCGTTGTTTATGCTCTTTTACCGGCTTTGAGTTTTAAATATTCTTTGTAGATTTTGTTAGCCGCTTCTTCTACTTCAGAAGTAAAGAAAGCAACTCGGCCTTGTAAGTATTGGTAGAATGTCATTGCAGGAATCGCAACGATAAGACCAGCAGCAGTAGTGATAAGCGCTTCTTTGATACCACCAGCAACTACTTTCGCGTTGACTTGGTCTGCGTTTGCAATTGCATCAAATGCGTTGATCATACCTGAAACTGTTCCAAGGAATCCAACGAGTGGTGCAATGGTGGAAACTGCGGAAAGAACTGTGAGTCCTTTTTCGAGAAGTGTCATAACTTCGCCAGCTTCTCTTTCGATACCAGATGCAAAAATTTCTGGATCGTTTTGAGAAACTTCCATACCATTTTTTAATACATCAGTGATTCGTTGTCCGTCATTTGCTTTTAAGAATTCTTCAATCCCATTCATTCCAGATGCATCAATCGCATCTTGTAAGTCTTGGTTGTAACCTTTTCTTACTAGTTTTGCAGTGAAGAAAAAGTAGATTCTTTCTAGAATTACACCAAAGGCAACAATAGAAGAAAGTAGGAGGGGCCACATAGACCATCCACCAGTAACAAACAAACTTATGAGTCCAATTTCAGATTCTTTTTGTGGTGCTTCGGCAGGAGCTTCTGCAACAGGAGCCGGAGTTTCTGCTTGAGTTTCAGTTGTTTGCGCCGATTCCGTGCTAGGTGCCGCAGGTGTTGATTGCGCTTCGATTTTGCCTGCAAGAGTAAAGATTGTGATGAGTGCGATCACAAAAGACAAAGTGACTTTCGTTTTTGTCTGGTTACATGAGAATTTCATGAATGTCTCCATATCTAATTGATATGTTTCAAATCTAGAATATCCCTGTTACAAATAGATTACAAGTGGATGACAAAGTCGGGATTTAGATGGAGGAGAAGATCTCTTTCAGTTTGGGAATTCCTTCTAGAAACAAAGCAGGACCAGGCTGTAATATAATACTTGGATCCATTTCAAAAATTCGGTTGGATTTGATAAAACCTGTGGATGACCATTCGGGTTTGTTTCGCACCCAATCCCAATCCATTGCCTTCCCACACCATGAACCCACGTAGACATCTGGATTGGCCTCTTTGACATCCTCCGCAGTGATGATTCGGTCTCTTGCTAACTTTTTATCTTTTAAGTGGGAAAAACAGTCCTCACCACCTGCCAGTGTAATGGCTTCGCTCACCCATTGGATCCCCGTGATGATGGGTTCATCCCATTCTTGGAAAAAGACTTTTGGTTTGAAGGCTTTGGATTCGTTTTCTTTTTTCCAAGACAGAATTTTACTTTGCCATTCTTCTATGAGATTTTTGGCTTTTTCTGTTTGGCCCACAAGGTTTCCTAACATTTGCATATTGGATAGAATTTCTGGAATAGACCTTTGATTAAAAATTAATACGTTTAACCCTCGTTCAATGAGGTCTTTGGCAAGTTGGGATTGGATATCAGAAAATCCAATGACGAGATCTGGTTCGAGAGCTGTGATTTTTTTTAGGTTTCCACTGATAAAGGCTGAAACTTTGGTTTTTTCTTCTTTTGCACGAGCCGGTCGTTCTGTATAAACAGAGATTCCTAAAATTCTTTTTTCTTCACCTAACAAATATAACATCTCCGTTGGTTCTTCAGTGAGACAAATGATTCTTTCTGGGCCCATAGTTTATGTTTCCAAAAAACGAGCAAGATCAGTTTGGGATCCAAATAATACAATTACATCATCTTCTTTGAGAACTGTATTTCCATGTGGGATTCCTAAGATTTTTTCCGATTTAGAATCGGACATTCGTTTTGTTTCTTTATTGATTGTAGGGCGTTTGATGGTGATGACGTTGATATTGTATTTATGACGTAAGTCGGCATCAGCGATGGTTTGGTTGATATAACGTTTCGGAACAGTAACTTCCACAACACTGTATTCATCAGAAAGTAAAAAACTAGAACGCATTCCCGAAAAAGATAATGTTTCGGCCATACTTCTTGCCGCCTTTTCTTCTGGGTTAAACAAATCTTTGATTCCAAGAAGTCCCAAAACTTTCATTTGTAGTTCTGTTTGGTAACGAGCGTAAATATTTTTTACGCCGCATTTTTTTAAACTATCTGCACAGATAATAGAAGTTTCAAAATCATCGGCAAGGGCAATGACAGCATAATCGACATCGGTGATTCCTTGGGAACGTAATGCATGTTCATCTGTGGCATCTAAGGTAACTGCAACGGTAACATAGTCTTTTATGGAATCGATAATGATTGGATCTTTGTCAATAGCGATGACTTCGTGTCCATCTTCAAAAAGATAACGAACAAATAACTTTCCAAAACTTCCAATTCCAATGACTGCTATTTTTTTTCTTTGCATACCAAACTTTAACCTACAACCACATATTCTTTTGGATATTCATATGAGATACGATCTACTTTTTTAGAGAGGGCAACAAGTAGAGTCAAAATTCCCACCCTTCCCACAAACATTACAGTACAAATGATGATTTTACCAGAATCTGTCAAATGGGGAGTTAGGCTGCGAGTGAGTCCTACTGTCCCGAAAGCAGAAACTACTTCGTAACATAAATCGATAAAATTTGCATTTTCAGTGATTAACAAACCAAGGATGGCAACAAAAATCACAAATAAGGAAAGTACGATGGTTGCGCTTGCTTTTGCAATTGATGAATTTGCAATCGTTCGGTGGCCTATTTCCATTCTATCTTTTCCACGTATTTCATTGGTAATGTTTAATAGAGAAATGGCAAAGGTTGTGGTTTTGATTCCTCCCCCCGTGGAAACAGGAGAGGCTCCCACCCACATCAAAAAAAATGAAATAAAGGTTATAGGGAATCCCATTTGGCTTAACTCTAATGTATTAAATCCAGCTGTCCTTGTAGTTACCGAATAAAACAAGGAATGAAAGATTTGTTCTGAAGTGGTGAGCCCTCGTAAAGTATAGTTTAACTCCAAGAAATAATAGGAAACCCAACCGAATAACAAAAGACTGCCGGTCGTCCAAAATACTAGTTTAGATGTGACTGACCATCTAAATTTAAAATCAAAAGGATTGGAAAGTTTTGTTCGGATTTGGAATAAAACAGGAAAACCAAGTCCTCCGAGAACAATCAAAAACATAATCACAGATAAAAATCCTTCTGAATGTTTGAAGGCTTCTGTGGCTAACCCACTTGGTAACAAACTAAAACCAGCATTACAAAATGCAGATATGGAATGAAAAATAGAATAATAAATTTTTTCAGAGAGTGCAATCGGAAAGTTTTCTGGGAAACTATAAAATAATAATACA from Leptospira noumeaensis includes:
- a CDS encoding ExbD/TolR family protein gives rise to the protein MLRRKRVAPSVPVSSMADIAFLLLVFFMVTSVLDSDPDLPINLPDVPGGEQLNKKIANLYLTADVKRTVYFNSIKMELNEAMSEIRAKLSTTPDLKVLIHADQDLTYEELDSVFETLREIGALKVSLVTKTTQGGGLKGK
- a CDS encoding ExbD/TolR family protein; protein product: MIKLKKKQELEEISAASMSDIAFLLLVFFMVTAVFFVKEGLNISLPRKQSEPQPFLRKNVYEILVTQDRYKMRNTAFGTKEYSSLKEFRDDLNQMEIPDLKNKLALIVTTGDTKYAKMLDALSAVQLRGFEKISVRKKK
- a CDS encoding MotA/TolQ/ExbB proton channel family protein, with the protein product MKFSCNQTKTKVTLSFVIALITIFTLAGKIEAQSTPAAPSTESAQTTETQAETPAPVAEAPAEAPQKESEIGLISLFVTGGWSMWPLLLSSIVAFGVILERIYFFFTAKLVRKGYNQDLQDAIDASGMNGIEEFLKANDGQRITDVLKNGMEVSQNDPEIFASGIEREAGEVMTLLEKGLTVLSAVSTIAPLVGFLGTVSGMINAFDAIANADQVNAKVVAGGIKEALITTAAGLIVAIPAMTFYQYLQGRVAFFTSEVEEAANKIYKEYLKLKAGKRA
- a CDS encoding potassium channel family protein yields the protein MQRKKIAVIGIGSFGKLFVRYLFEDGHEVIAIDKDPIIIDSIKDYVTVAVTLDATDEHALRSQGITDVDYAVIALADDFETSIICADSLKKCGVKNIYARYQTELQMKVLGLLGIKDLFNPEEKAARSMAETLSFSGMRSSFLLSDEYSVVEVTVPKRYINQTIADADLRHKYNINVITIKRPTINKETKRMSDSKSEKILGIPHGNTVLKEDDVIVLFGSQTDLARFLET
- a CDS encoding cobalamin-binding protein, which produces MGPERIICLTEEPTEMLYLLGEEKRILGISVYTERPARAKEEKTKVSAFISGNLKKITALEPDLVIGFSDIQSQLAKDLIERGLNVLIFNQRSIPEILSNMQMLGNLVGQTEKAKNLIEEWQSKILSWKKENESKAFKPKVFFQEWDEPIITGIQWVSEAITLAGGEDCFSHLKDKKLARDRIITAEDVKEANPDVYVGSWCGKAMDWDWVRNKPEWSSTGFIKSNRIFEMDPSIILQPGPALFLEGIPKLKEIFSSI
- a CDS encoding TrkH family potassium uptake protein, coding for MKFKRFLVFLQRFYLYLQVQRFEIRKLYIDHFRWIGRTIYILFGFLSVTILILDFGFYYPESWKPYVTFSIRTLVSFFIFYESIHLIFTNKRWREYVSLHKIELIILLMLGLEFIYEKDIVSILKSYHISGDDTTIIFLSANQILFLFSNLAHFFRLSRKNDSKKLNPSIVFVSSFAFIILIGICFLHFPKSTNGPVKSIDLIFTTISATCVTGLSTVDIGSQFTLTGQLIVLLLIQVGGLGLMTLTSFFSIFLAGKVSVSDTMMIKDLLSEETMGRAKEILKQITIQTLVIESIGAVLLFYSFPENFPIALSEKIYYSIFHSISAFCNAGFSLLPSGLATEAFKHSEGFLSVIMFLIVLGGLGFPVLFQIRTKLSNPFDFKFRWSVTSKLVFWTTGSLLLFGWVSYYFLELNYTLRGLTTSEQIFHSLFYSVTTRTAGFNTLELSQMGFPITFISFFLMWVGASPVSTGGGIKTTTFAISLLNITNEIRGKDRMEIGHRTIANSSIAKASATIVLSLFVIFVAILGLLITENANFIDLCYEVVSAFGTVGLTRSLTPHLTDSGKIIICTVMFVGRVGILTLLVALSKKVDRISYEYPKEYVVVG